A genomic window from Rhodococcus sp. KBS0724 includes:
- a CDS encoding alpha/beta hydrolase, which translates to MTSDPVATDFDPALKLARFLPRTVITRRTAGLLRRLTSLGALVPPKGGEAVRCDENVSLRVFRPNAPDNLRPGVLFIHGGGYLIGSAAMGDGMCRRVAAQVGAVAASVEYRLAPQHPYPTPLEDCYSALLWLAEQHDVDSSRIAVVGESAGGGLAAALTLLAKERGEVLPAFQVLSYPMLDDRTSSRTDLDESRFRVWSPRSNRYGWSAYLGSAISDVPPLAAPARYEDLTGLPPTWIGVGTNDLFYDEDVAYAKRLIDAGVPCTLFEVQGAYHGFDQIEARSALARNYRGEQLRALAAGLANQSN; encoded by the coding sequence ATGACTTCAGATCCGGTAGCGACGGATTTCGACCCCGCATTGAAGCTCGCACGATTCCTGCCTCGCACCGTGATCACCCGGCGGACAGCGGGACTCCTTCGTAGGCTCACTTCGTTAGGAGCCCTGGTTCCACCCAAAGGCGGGGAAGCTGTCCGTTGCGACGAGAATGTTTCGCTCCGGGTATTCCGGCCCAATGCTCCCGATAACCTCAGGCCGGGTGTGCTCTTCATCCACGGCGGCGGGTATCTCATCGGTAGCGCAGCGATGGGGGACGGCATGTGTCGCCGCGTCGCAGCGCAAGTGGGTGCTGTCGCAGCGTCGGTGGAGTATCGGCTTGCACCGCAGCACCCGTACCCAACTCCCCTGGAGGACTGCTATTCCGCACTACTGTGGCTGGCGGAACAACATGATGTCGACTCGAGCCGTATCGCTGTCGTCGGGGAGAGCGCCGGTGGAGGTTTGGCTGCTGCTCTGACCTTGCTGGCCAAAGAACGTGGCGAGGTGCTGCCCGCATTTCAGGTGCTGTCGTATCCGATGCTCGATGACCGGACAAGCTCGCGAACAGATCTTGACGAGAGCCGGTTTCGAGTGTGGAGCCCCCGCAGTAACCGGTACGGATGGAGTGCGTACCTTGGATCGGCGATTTCGGATGTGCCGCCGCTGGCTGCACCCGCCCGGTACGAAGATCTCACCGGACTCCCGCCGACGTGGATCGGTGTCGGCACAAACGACCTGTTCTACGACGAAGATGTTGCTTACGCCAAGCGGCTGATCGATGCCGGGGTGCCGTGCACACTCTTCGAGGTGCAAGGTGCCTACCATGGCTTCGACCAGATCGAAGCCCGATCAGCCCTGGCGCGAAACTACCGCGGCGAGCAGTTGAGGGCTCTCGCTGCGGGCCTTGCGAACCAAAGCAATTGA
- a CDS encoding LysE family translocator: MLPMSSVVGIGLVALGMALTPGPNMVYLASRSISQGRRAGLVSLGGVALGFVFYLGASAAGLSALFVAVPAAYTTVKLIGALYLAYLAWNMLRPGGRSPFEARELDAHSPVRLFAMGLVTNILNPKIALMYAALVPQFVHPDNGPVLGQFLQLGLVQITVAVAINGTIVLAASSVSEYLRHHPQVMAAQRIFTGTVLSAFAVKIAAT; encoded by the coding sequence ATGCTGCCTATGTCGTCAGTGGTCGGGATCGGACTCGTCGCGCTGGGGATGGCGCTGACCCCGGGCCCGAACATGGTCTACCTCGCATCGCGCTCTATCTCACAAGGGCGACGCGCGGGATTGGTCTCGCTGGGCGGCGTCGCACTGGGATTTGTCTTCTACCTGGGAGCGTCCGCCGCAGGCCTGTCCGCACTCTTCGTGGCGGTGCCGGCTGCGTACACGACCGTCAAACTCATCGGCGCCCTGTACCTGGCATATCTCGCGTGGAACATGCTGCGGCCAGGCGGACGCTCTCCGTTCGAGGCAAGAGAGCTCGACGCTCATTCGCCTGTCAGATTGTTCGCCATGGGATTGGTGACAAACATCTTGAATCCCAAGATCGCGCTGATGTACGCGGCCCTCGTTCCTCAGTTCGTCCACCCGGACAACGGACCTGTGCTGGGTCAATTCCTTCAGCTGGGACTGGTTCAGATCACCGTTGCTGTGGCAATCAACGGAACGATTGTGCTCGCCGCGTCATCGGTCTCCGAATACCTCCGTCACCATCCGCAGGTCATGGCCGCGCAGCGCATCTTCACGGGCACAGTGCTGAGTGCCTTCGCCGTCAAGATTGCCGCAACGTGA
- a CDS encoding 4,5-dihydroxyphthalate decarboxylase, giving the protein MTTPPVVRIGFGDYDHTRDLWNGRVTVPECELDCTPVDNLGEVFRRFLEGGEWDAAELPLATVTAMLGQGDDSLVVLPVFLARSFRHGTIYVHKDGPQNPEDLAGKRIGIPTWAQTTGIVVRGMLASEYGVDLNSVSWIQPGARTSERKETTPLDVPGFDVTRVDGTTLDQLLLGGEVDAVISTRPPVGTERRDSPVRRMFEKWTFEEMSYTRKTGLYPIMHVLALRRAVYEAEPSVYTGLVKAFTDAKDRAVKRAKNTTVPSYPLPWAPSNMLRTKEFLGDDFWPYGIEANLPTIEKFLDDCAQQSVTPRRLSIDELFAQEAAHSY; this is encoded by the coding sequence ATGACCACACCGCCGGTTGTTCGAATCGGTTTTGGAGACTACGACCATACTCGAGATCTCTGGAACGGACGTGTCACCGTCCCGGAATGCGAATTGGACTGCACACCAGTCGATAACCTGGGCGAAGTCTTCCGCAGGTTCCTTGAAGGAGGCGAGTGGGACGCTGCCGAACTGCCGTTGGCAACCGTCACCGCCATGTTGGGACAGGGTGACGATTCCCTGGTGGTGTTGCCGGTATTCCTCGCGCGATCGTTTCGTCACGGCACGATCTACGTCCACAAGGACGGCCCACAGAATCCAGAAGACCTAGCCGGCAAGCGGATCGGCATCCCAACCTGGGCACAGACCACGGGAATCGTCGTCCGAGGCATGCTCGCGTCGGAGTACGGCGTCGACCTGAACTCCGTCAGCTGGATTCAACCCGGGGCGCGCACCTCGGAACGCAAAGAGACTACCCCGCTGGATGTTCCGGGGTTCGACGTAACGCGTGTCGACGGCACCACACTTGACCAACTCCTCCTTGGCGGCGAGGTAGATGCGGTTATCAGCACCCGCCCGCCGGTAGGTACCGAGCGCAGAGACTCTCCGGTAAGGCGCATGTTCGAAAAGTGGACGTTCGAGGAGATGTCCTACACCCGAAAAACGGGCCTCTACCCGATCATGCACGTCCTTGCCTTGCGGCGCGCAGTCTACGAAGCAGAACCCTCTGTCTACACCGGGTTGGTCAAGGCCTTCACCGACGCAAAAGATCGAGCAGTCAAACGCGCGAAGAACACAACTGTGCCGAGTTATCCTCTCCCCTGGGCACCGTCGAACATGTTGCGGACCAAAGAGTTTCTCGGCGACGACTTCTGGCCATACGGCATCGAGGCAAACCTTCCGACCATCGAGAAGTTTCTCGACGACTGCGCGCAGCAGTCCGTCACACCTCGAAGGCTGAGCATCGACGAACTCTTCGCGCAAGAAGCCGCTCACTCGTACTGA
- a CDS encoding VOC family protein, whose amino-acid sequence MTAADIAYSIHHSNFPIRDKKTTETWYGEVFGLTRVDPQGPANADLLMLTNGRFDLHFHVVDTDDRTNIGITHFAVEVTDWDEFHTHLDGLDVQYIDDERIRVHNRSKTGSLIDPDGHRVEFTWHPDRAW is encoded by the coding sequence ATGACTGCAGCCGATATTGCCTACAGTATCCATCACTCCAACTTTCCGATCCGCGACAAGAAGACCACCGAGACGTGGTACGGCGAGGTTTTCGGCCTCACTCGGGTCGACCCCCAGGGCCCAGCCAACGCAGACCTGTTGATGCTCACCAACGGTCGATTCGACCTGCACTTTCACGTCGTCGATACGGACGACCGGACGAACATCGGTATCACTCACTTCGCCGTCGAGGTAACCGACTGGGACGAGTTCCATACTCATCTCGACGGCCTGGACGTGCAGTACATCGATGATGAACGGATTCGCGTACACAACCGCTCGAAGACCGGCAGTCTGATTGATCCTGATGGACATCGTGTCGAGTTCACGTGGCATCCCGATCGAGCTTGGTAG
- a CDS encoding IclR family transcriptional regulator encodes MTASSGGYRERNSTADRTLTVLGMFSDNRLHISAVEVADTLDCARSTAYRYLQTLVSTSFLEEAPHGGFRLGIRVMELARLARRSFSLTEIALPVMRALADELGETVLLTRLVDSAVICIERCEGANQLIRLSYERGSRLPINAGASALVLLAWLRESQARELLAREPLQSFTESTLVDIDSLMNRLSEIRANSVSVSVAEVDPDVIGIAAPVFGDNGAVVAALSVVTMRRRVPPKRLDDLVSAIAAASSTLSNQIVVRDG; translated from the coding sequence ATGACGGCATCTTCCGGTGGCTATCGCGAACGTAACTCCACCGCCGACCGCACACTGACCGTACTTGGGATGTTCTCCGACAATCGACTCCACATCAGTGCTGTCGAAGTGGCCGACACACTCGACTGTGCTCGGTCGACTGCCTACCGGTACCTGCAAACATTGGTATCCACGTCCTTCCTCGAAGAGGCGCCACATGGCGGATTCCGACTCGGTATCCGGGTGATGGAGCTTGCCCGCCTTGCGCGGCGTAGTTTCAGCCTCACCGAGATCGCACTGCCTGTTATGCGTGCATTGGCCGACGAACTTGGCGAAACCGTTTTGCTGACCCGATTGGTCGACAGTGCGGTCATCTGCATCGAGCGGTGTGAAGGAGCGAATCAACTGATCCGGCTCAGTTATGAACGCGGCAGCCGACTTCCGATCAACGCCGGGGCCTCTGCGTTGGTCCTGTTGGCCTGGCTTCGTGAAAGTCAGGCCCGCGAATTACTTGCCCGAGAGCCTCTGCAGAGTTTTACCGAGAGTACCCTGGTCGATATCGACTCCCTGATGAATCGACTGTCCGAAATCCGCGCAAATTCCGTCAGTGTGTCAGTCGCGGAAGTAGACCCTGATGTCATCGGCATTGCTGCACCGGTTTTCGGTGACAACGGTGCGGTTGTCGCGGCGTTGAGTGTCGTCACGATGCGTCGTCGGGTGCCTCCGAAACGACTTGACGACCTGGTTTCGGCAATAGCGGCCGCAAGCAGTACATTGTCGAACCAGATCGTCGTGCGTGACGGCTGA
- a CDS encoding protein kinase domain-containing protein translates to MTEIDPFATQFDAAGSVAAELAASGFADATEIGRGGFGVVYRCAQPLLDRIVALKVLTADLDEENRARFFREQKAAGRLTGHPNIVNVFQTSVTDSGRPFIVMPYYAQDSLETRIRHRGPLPLSEALRLGVKIAGALESAHRLGILHRDVKPGNVLLTDYGEPALSDFGIAHFAGGFETGTGIVTGSPAFIAPEVVAGEPASAAADVYGLGSTLFATLTGHAAFERRSGERLVAQFLRVTSEPVPNPREFGIPDDVSGIIERAMSGNPRTRPSAQELGQLLRESQRRHGLPVDEMSLYSEPTRAQSVPQATLAVQSTDENEYRNTSLPPTTDRTGALPLDLTSFVDRRTELATAKNLLTTARLVTLTGIGGVGKTRLALRIAAKVQHSFADGVQLVELAELQEASLLPAVVARTLGIQDRSAKPVQEMVAEFLAQRELLLVLDNCEQVVAAAAQLSEFLLRGCPDVRILATSREPLGIGGESVLLVPPLPVPDPDNLPKGTPSNDAVRLFVDRGTAVIPGFELTEDNKEAIASICRKLDGLPLPIELAAARLRAMSPAQILLRLNERYALLTSGSRDAPSRQQTLRMCVDWSYDLCTPVEQAMWARLSVFSGGFELNAAEKICGQGMTPTEVLDAVTFLADKSILIREVSGDTVRFRMVETLRDYGQQKAQEAGEHEYTELRRRHRDWCESLAIAADTEWISPRQIELITTITREKPNLREALEFCLSDSPEIGTRITAALFSYWLSRGAITEGRQWLVRFRDYRVGPPTVERARAIHTGTTLAALQGDLATAATLVEEGRNLASQSSDPQVQAYIHHAEGYLALFNEDLAGSCVHFEKAAQLFAEQKNLHFQVTAMLTLGAVLELLNDTEQAADYNERVLAITVEHGETVYRSYVLWTLAVTAWKSGDHDRASRLLKQALRLGRKINDRLNAAMCLQGLSWLAVDNKSPRRAAMLMGAAEEASRSVGGASVVVPSMAMFQDKCERQARLSLGESTFNEIHERGAALRFHDAVDYALGDERTSPRSSTTGPSTKPTKRELEVAALVADGLTNKEIAARLVISPRTAQGHVEHLLVKLGFTSRTQVAAWFAESKGDRTEAR, encoded by the coding sequence ATGACCGAAATCGACCCCTTCGCGACGCAGTTCGACGCCGCTGGTTCAGTCGCGGCGGAATTGGCCGCGTCCGGGTTCGCGGATGCTACCGAGATCGGCCGTGGCGGTTTTGGGGTCGTCTACCGCTGCGCGCAGCCTTTGCTCGACCGCATCGTGGCGCTCAAGGTACTCACTGCCGACCTCGACGAGGAGAACCGCGCACGGTTCTTTCGCGAGCAGAAGGCAGCGGGGCGACTGACCGGACACCCCAACATCGTCAACGTCTTTCAAACCAGCGTCACCGACAGTGGACGGCCGTTCATCGTCATGCCGTACTACGCCCAGGATTCCCTCGAAACCCGGATCCGACATCGTGGGCCGCTCCCTCTCAGTGAGGCACTTCGCCTCGGCGTGAAGATCGCAGGCGCCTTGGAATCTGCGCACCGGCTCGGCATCCTCCATCGAGATGTGAAGCCGGGGAACGTCCTGCTCACCGACTACGGCGAGCCGGCACTGTCGGACTTCGGCATCGCTCACTTTGCCGGTGGATTCGAAACTGGCACAGGTATTGTGACGGGTTCGCCGGCGTTCATTGCGCCGGAAGTTGTGGCCGGCGAGCCGGCGAGTGCCGCAGCGGATGTCTACGGTCTCGGCTCGACGTTGTTCGCCACACTGACCGGCCATGCTGCTTTCGAACGTCGAAGTGGTGAACGCCTGGTTGCTCAGTTCCTACGGGTTACCTCGGAGCCTGTTCCGAACCCACGCGAGTTCGGAATCCCGGACGACGTCAGCGGCATCATCGAAAGGGCAATGTCCGGCAACCCGCGCACCCGCCCGTCGGCGCAGGAACTGGGACAACTGCTCCGCGAATCTCAACGTCGCCATGGCCTGCCCGTCGACGAAATGTCGCTGTACTCCGAACCTACACGCGCGCAGTCTGTTCCACAGGCCACGCTCGCGGTGCAAAGCACTGACGAAAACGAGTACCGCAACACGAGCCTTCCTCCGACAACGGATCGGACCGGCGCGCTTCCCCTCGACCTGACCAGTTTTGTCGACCGACGCACCGAACTTGCCACTGCCAAAAACTTACTGACGACGGCGCGGCTGGTGACATTGACCGGGATCGGTGGCGTGGGAAAGACACGTCTCGCCCTTCGGATCGCGGCCAAGGTTCAACACAGTTTTGCCGACGGCGTTCAACTCGTGGAATTGGCGGAGTTGCAGGAAGCATCGCTGCTCCCTGCAGTTGTGGCACGCACCCTGGGAATACAAGACCGGTCCGCGAAACCGGTGCAGGAGATGGTTGCCGAGTTCCTCGCTCAACGAGAACTGCTGCTGGTGCTCGACAATTGCGAACAGGTCGTTGCCGCAGCAGCGCAGCTATCCGAATTCCTGTTGCGCGGTTGCCCGGACGTGAGAATTCTGGCTACCAGCCGCGAGCCGCTCGGAATCGGAGGAGAGTCGGTTCTCCTTGTCCCCCCGCTACCTGTCCCGGATCCTGACAACCTACCGAAAGGCACACCGAGTAACGACGCAGTTCGCCTGTTCGTCGATCGCGGAACCGCAGTTATCCCGGGCTTCGAACTCACTGAGGACAACAAGGAAGCCATCGCATCGATCTGCCGGAAACTCGACGGGCTCCCGTTGCCGATCGAGTTGGCGGCAGCGCGGTTACGAGCGATGTCGCCCGCACAAATCCTGCTGCGACTCAACGAGCGGTACGCCTTGTTGACCAGCGGGAGCCGGGACGCCCCGTCGAGGCAACAGACACTGCGGATGTGCGTCGATTGGAGTTACGACTTGTGTACGCCGGTCGAACAAGCAATGTGGGCACGACTGTCGGTGTTCTCCGGCGGCTTCGAACTCAATGCCGCGGAAAAGATTTGCGGCCAAGGTATGACCCCAACCGAAGTGCTCGACGCTGTGACCTTCCTCGCCGACAAGTCAATCCTGATCCGTGAAGTATCCGGCGATACCGTGCGTTTCCGGATGGTGGAAACACTCCGCGACTACGGGCAGCAGAAGGCACAGGAGGCTGGAGAGCACGAGTACACGGAACTTCGTCGCCGACATCGTGATTGGTGTGAATCTTTGGCGATCGCTGCGGATACCGAGTGGATCAGTCCTCGGCAGATCGAGTTGATCACCACTATCACGCGGGAGAAGCCAAATCTGCGGGAGGCTTTGGAGTTCTGTTTGTCCGACAGCCCGGAAATCGGTACTCGGATCACTGCGGCCCTGTTTTCGTACTGGCTGTCCCGAGGTGCAATCACCGAAGGTCGCCAGTGGCTCGTTCGCTTCCGCGACTACCGCGTCGGTCCACCAACAGTCGAGCGCGCCAGAGCAATTCACACGGGAACCACTTTGGCCGCTCTGCAGGGAGATCTAGCGACGGCCGCAACCCTTGTCGAGGAGGGTAGGAACCTCGCGAGTCAATCGTCGGATCCCCAGGTTCAGGCGTATATCCACCACGCTGAGGGCTATCTCGCCCTGTTCAACGAGGACCTTGCCGGGTCGTGTGTTCACTTCGAAAAAGCTGCTCAGTTGTTTGCCGAACAGAAGAACCTCCACTTCCAGGTAACTGCGATGCTGACCCTCGGTGCGGTACTCGAACTGCTCAATGACACAGAGCAGGCGGCCGACTACAACGAACGCGTGCTTGCCATTACCGTGGAGCACGGTGAAACGGTGTATCGATCGTACGTGCTGTGGACGCTGGCCGTCACGGCCTGGAAGAGCGGGGATCACGATCGGGCGTCTCGACTCCTGAAACAGGCATTGCGATTGGGGCGCAAGATAAATGATCGGCTGAACGCTGCCATGTGTCTGCAAGGTCTTTCCTGGCTTGCGGTCGACAACAAGAGTCCTCGACGCGCTGCTATGTTGATGGGCGCCGCCGAGGAAGCGAGCCGGTCCGTGGGCGGTGCGTCCGTTGTCGTACCAAGTATGGCCATGTTCCAAGACAAATGTGAGCGCCAGGCGCGACTCTCGTTGGGTGAGAGTACTTTTAACGAGATCCACGAGAGGGGCGCAGCCCTCCGGTTCCACGACGCCGTCGACTACGCGCTAGGCGACGAGCGCACCAGCCCGCGAAGCTCCACTACCGGGCCGTCGACGAAGCCGACAAAACGCGAACTCGAAGTCGCCGCTCTGGTAGCCGACGGCCTCACCAACAAGGAGATCGCGGCCCGTCTGGTGATCTCACCACGCACCGCTCAGGGTCACGTCGAACATCTTCTGGTAAAGCTCGGATTCACCTCGCGCACACAGGTTGCCGCGTGGTTTGCCGAATCGAAAGGTGATCGGACAGAAGCTCGATAG
- a CDS encoding LysR family transcriptional regulator, translated as MDELATLRALQSVKDHGTVTAAAAVLRLSPSAVSQQLKRLEKATGRSLLTPTGRRVTLTPEAHALLDEAGPVLTRLEAILGVSSGRTTEVVGQVRVAAFTTAIRHGALTAIAEVLDQHDQLTCSLAEMDPGEAYHALSAGMVDIAVTHHWQGQRAPVNPAITVTPIVDDIADVICHRDHPLAKSPGLEDLATYSWVSTGAGTICHSWLTRMFAVDGHRPRITTEISDFALHVPFVAAGLGLALVPRLGRPELPGEVRVLELDDPPARNIGIAVRTHQVSDNAISVVGAALRSHLQNQVPVSKDTRS; from the coding sequence ATGGATGAATTGGCGACGCTCCGAGCACTCCAATCGGTCAAGGACCATGGGACCGTCACGGCTGCAGCTGCAGTGCTGCGATTGAGTCCGTCCGCTGTCAGCCAGCAGCTCAAGCGACTCGAAAAGGCGACGGGTCGGTCCTTGCTGACGCCGACAGGGCGACGAGTGACTCTGACGCCCGAAGCCCATGCGCTCCTCGACGAGGCAGGCCCGGTGTTGACTCGATTGGAAGCAATTCTCGGTGTGTCATCCGGCCGCACGACAGAAGTTGTCGGCCAGGTGCGGGTGGCTGCATTTACGACCGCCATTCGGCACGGTGCGCTGACGGCGATAGCCGAAGTATTGGACCAGCATGATCAGCTCACGTGTTCACTCGCGGAGATGGACCCCGGCGAGGCGTACCACGCGCTGTCGGCCGGGATGGTGGATATTGCGGTCACACATCACTGGCAAGGGCAACGGGCACCGGTGAACCCGGCAATCACCGTGACCCCGATTGTCGACGATATTGCCGACGTAATCTGCCACCGAGATCATCCGCTCGCCAAGTCGCCTGGGCTCGAAGACCTCGCGACCTACAGTTGGGTGTCTACCGGCGCGGGCACGATCTGCCACTCATGGCTCACCCGGATGTTCGCGGTGGATGGTCACCGGCCACGGATCACCACGGAAATCTCCGACTTCGCGCTGCATGTCCCGTTCGTGGCCGCGGGCCTCGGACTCGCACTCGTGCCCCGGCTGGGGCGTCCCGAACTGCCTGGCGAAGTCCGCGTTCTCGAACTCGATGATCCGCCGGCCCGCAATATCGGCATCGCAGTGCGTACCCATCAGGTCAGCGACAACGCGATATCTGTCGTCGGGGCTGCATTACGATCGCACCTTCAAAATCAGGTGCCTGTGTCGAAGGACACACGGTCATAG
- a CDS encoding fumarylacetoacetate hydrolase family protein, with product MAYATYEFNGARGVGEVDGDHLVPLEGITEIGVSTPIDVLAAAPRRRADSVAINDVTLLPVVPNPTKILCVGLNYRDHVTETKRDLPTYPVMFAKYASSLIGAYDDIAVPPESEQVDYEGELAVVIGRSGRRISEQNALDHVLGYSAANDITMRDFQYKTHQWIQGKAWDASTPVGPTVVTPGEVDITAAGIRTIVNGEKVQESDLSYLIFSIASLISTISTFTTLEPGDIILTGTPGGVGYRRDPQLFLHPGDSVSVEIDGVGTVRNSVVAQQLS from the coding sequence ATGGCATACGCAACATATGAATTCAACGGAGCGCGCGGTGTCGGCGAGGTCGACGGCGACCATCTCGTTCCCCTCGAAGGGATCACCGAGATCGGGGTTTCGACGCCGATCGACGTTCTTGCGGCAGCACCGCGTCGTCGAGCGGACTCCGTCGCGATCAACGACGTCACGCTGCTTCCGGTCGTGCCGAATCCGACCAAGATCCTGTGCGTCGGTTTGAACTACCGGGATCATGTCACCGAGACCAAGCGCGATCTCCCGACCTACCCGGTCATGTTCGCCAAGTACGCCTCGAGCTTGATCGGAGCCTACGACGACATCGCTGTGCCGCCGGAGTCCGAGCAGGTCGACTACGAAGGCGAACTTGCGGTCGTCATCGGGCGATCCGGACGACGAATCTCCGAACAGAACGCTCTCGACCATGTCCTCGGGTACTCGGCGGCCAATGACATCACCATGCGCGACTTTCAGTACAAGACTCACCAGTGGATTCAGGGAAAGGCATGGGATGCAAGCACTCCAGTCGGTCCCACCGTCGTGACTCCCGGCGAGGTGGACATCACCGCGGCCGGTATTCGCACCATCGTCAACGGCGAGAAGGTACAGGAATCAGATCTTTCCTACCTGATCTTCTCCATTGCCAGCCTGATCTCGACCATTTCTACCTTCACCACTCTCGAACCAGGTGACATCATCTTGACGGGCACTCCAGGTGGAGTGGGGTACCGGCGCGATCCCCAACTCTTCCTGCATCCCGGCGACAGCGTCAGCGTCGAGATCGACGGCGTTGGTACCGTGCGTAATTCGGTGGTGGCGCAGCAGCTTTCCTGA
- a CDS encoding ABC transporter substrate-binding protein gives MFRNTRILAVGAACSIALVLTACGGGAAGSEASSNSGPSGDPVSGGTLRTVLLSEPRNLDPAILQNNLQGQGTLGNSLYGTLMYGDEQTDEISYSMAESFASDDGGKTFVLHLRDGLEFSDGSPLTADAVKFNWDRLKDKSLGSNSTPDAALVESSEVVDKTSLKVTLTQSIPAYAHQLSQTAMNWIASPEALAQGSQAFDADPIGAGPFTLESWTRAGKIELVKNPGFWDAPRPYLDRLTLTSSADEEQRLNSVVSGGADLVQAANWSVVEKATDAGFQVRTMPMAGGTFVALNTTRAPFDDVRKRQAVSAAIDLEALTLAIDKGAGVIAETLFPDTSQFYTDTPLHTYDKAKAQGLFDQFAAEGSPLTFTFTAFPGKELVAQAVQAQLSQYDNVEISVNRVDWAESGRIYGQKDFDMMVAASNFIDPEPALFRSFHSTSPRSATGIKDDQLDAALVAGRVSESIADRKDAYETASERLAETAPAIFYQRTSETSIASDKVGGIQMYGEGSLLTAGLWLSD, from the coding sequence ATGTTCCGAAATACACGAATACTGGCTGTGGGGGCGGCGTGTTCCATCGCGCTCGTCCTGACGGCATGTGGAGGTGGCGCCGCCGGCTCCGAGGCGTCGTCCAACTCCGGCCCGTCGGGTGATCCTGTTTCTGGCGGCACACTGCGCACGGTGCTGCTGAGCGAACCTCGCAACCTCGACCCCGCGATTCTTCAGAACAACCTGCAAGGCCAAGGCACACTCGGCAATTCGTTGTACGGAACGCTCATGTACGGCGATGAGCAAACTGATGAGATCAGCTACTCGATGGCAGAGAGCTTCGCGAGCGACGACGGCGGCAAGACCTTCGTCCTTCACCTTCGAGACGGTCTAGAGTTCTCCGATGGATCGCCGCTGACTGCAGATGCGGTGAAGTTCAACTGGGATCGACTCAAGGACAAGTCGCTCGGTTCCAACTCTACCCCCGATGCCGCACTGGTCGAGTCATCCGAGGTTGTCGACAAAACTTCACTGAAAGTTACTTTGACGCAGTCAATTCCGGCCTACGCCCATCAGCTGTCGCAAACCGCGATGAACTGGATTGCATCACCGGAGGCTTTGGCGCAAGGATCGCAGGCTTTTGATGCCGATCCGATCGGAGCCGGTCCGTTCACCCTCGAGAGCTGGACCCGCGCCGGCAAGATCGAACTGGTCAAGAACCCAGGATTCTGGGACGCTCCACGTCCGTATCTCGACCGACTCACACTCACCTCGTCGGCAGATGAAGAACAGCGATTGAATTCCGTGGTGAGTGGTGGCGCTGACCTGGTGCAGGCCGCCAACTGGTCCGTCGTAGAGAAGGCAACAGATGCCGGGTTCCAGGTTCGGACTATGCCGATGGCCGGCGGAACCTTCGTTGCCCTGAACACGACACGAGCCCCGTTCGACGATGTTCGAAAACGCCAAGCAGTCAGTGCAGCAATAGACCTGGAGGCACTGACACTCGCTATCGACAAGGGAGCAGGCGTCATCGCCGAGACATTGTTCCCGGACACCAGCCAGTTCTACACGGACACTCCGCTACATACCTACGACAAGGCCAAGGCGCAGGGCCTCTTTGATCAGTTCGCCGCCGAAGGCAGTCCCTTGACGTTCACCTTCACAGCGTTCCCGGGTAAAGAGCTTGTTGCCCAGGCGGTCCAGGCACAGCTCAGTCAGTACGACAACGTCGAGATTTCCGTCAATCGTGTCGACTGGGCCGAGTCGGGACGCATCTACGGGCAGAAGGACTTCGACATGATGGTGGCAGCGTCCAACTTCATCGACCCGGAACCCGCATTGTTCCGTTCCTTCCACAGCACGTCGCCACGGAGTGCAACGGGGATCAAGGACGATCAACTTGATGCGGCACTCGTAGCCGGGCGCGTCAGTGAGTCGATCGCGGACCGCAAGGACGCGTATGAGACTGCGTCAGAACGTCTTGCCGAGACGGCACCCGCCATCTTCTACCAACGCACGTCGGAGACCTCGATAGCATCCGACAAAGTCGGCGGAATCCAGATGTACGGAGAAGGTTCCCTGTTGACGGCCGGGCTCTGGCTCTCTGACTGA